The DNA region ACTCGCGCTGCTGGTCGATCTGCGCGGCGATTTCCGGGGCAGCCTTGCCCTGCACCCAGACAGAGGTCATTTCCCGCACCACTTCACCTTCCGCCTTGCCAATGTAGTGCAGGTTGTTGTCGTAGAAACGAGCCATGAAGCGCGCTTCAACCTGACTGTTGCGTTTGCTCACCAGACGGTTGTAAGTGTCGAGCATCACAATGACGTCAGGACGCGCCTGCATCAACGCATCCAGATTGTCGTAGACGGTTACGGTGGCGAACTGCTTCTGCAATGAGCCAATCAGCCAGTCGGTGGCCAGTTTCGGGTCAGAGCTGTTGATGAACGCGTTACGAATGCGCGAATCGAGTGCGCCGTTCTGGCCGCTTTTGAGCGCGACCGAGTGGTAGTTGTTCAGGTATTGCAGGTTGCTGACAGTGCTCTCGCTGTACAGCACGCCCACTGACTGACTGTGCTGAAGACTGGCAGCGCTGTCGACCA from Pseudomonas syringae includes:
- a CDS encoding ATPase, with the translated sequence MRMFNLLTLAAVLATGFAVSAPVNAAVSPAFVSAGQSCHLTPVVDSAASLQHSQSVGVLYSESTVSNLQYLNNYHSVALKSGQNGALDSRIRNAFINSSDPKLATDWLIGSLQKQFATVTVYDNLDALMQARPDVIVMLDTYNRLVSKRNSQVEARFMARFYDNNLHYIGKAEGEVVREMTSVWVQGKAAPEIAAQIDQQREFQVNALKQFDASLKALVVQADRDQVAAN